One window of the Halococcus agarilyticus genome contains the following:
- a CDS encoding SDR family NAD(P)-dependent oxidoreductase has translation MNHTTAGELDGKAALVTGASSGIGAATAEALAAEGASVSLAARRTDRLDELAERIEASGGNALAITADVTEEADIEAMIETTTDAFGGLDVLVNNAGVMLLAPVERADADDWRRMVSVNLTGLMNTTRAALPALREDEAGHVVNISSDARRGPGAGFGAYAATKAGVSTFAESLREEVADDGVRVTTVEPGATDTELPAHITDAAAKDEVEAAIESMRTLESTDVAAAVRYAVTQPPRVNVDELLVRPTDAG, from the coding sequence GTGAACCACACCACGGCCGGCGAACTCGACGGGAAGGCGGCGCTCGTCACCGGTGCGTCGTCAGGGATCGGCGCGGCGACCGCGGAGGCGCTCGCGGCCGAAGGGGCCAGTGTGAGTCTCGCCGCACGCCGCACCGACCGGCTCGACGAACTCGCCGAGCGGATCGAAGCGTCGGGCGGGAACGCGCTGGCGATCACTGCGGACGTCACCGAGGAGGCGGACATCGAGGCGATGATCGAGACGACGACCGACGCGTTCGGCGGGCTCGACGTGCTCGTCAACAACGCTGGCGTCATGCTGCTCGCCCCGGTCGAGCGGGCCGACGCCGACGACTGGCGACGGATGGTGTCGGTCAATCTGACGGGGCTCATGAACACCACCCGCGCCGCGCTGCCGGCGCTTCGGGAGGACGAGGCCGGCCACGTCGTCAACATCTCCTCGGACGCGCGGCGCGGTCCGGGTGCCGGATTCGGTGCGTACGCCGCCACGAAAGCCGGTGTGAGCACGTTCGCGGAATCGCTCCGCGAGGAGGTCGCCGACGACGGGGTTCGCGTGACGACCGTCGAACCGGGGGCGACCGACACCGAACTCCCGGCACACATCACCGACGCGGCGGCGAAAGACGAGGTCGAAGCGGCGATCGAGTCGATGCGGACGCTCGAAAGCACCGACGTCGCGGCGGCGGTCCGGTACGCGGTCACGCAGCCGCCACGCGTCAACGTCGACGAACTCCTCGTCCGCCCGACGGACGCCGGATGA
- a CDS encoding sugar phosphate isomerase/epimerase family protein has translation MLIAGKCPPEPDALAAAADRGFEGVELYLEKDHLESVAECVAHVEASDVAAVSVHTPHVSLAEKEYLHRTDQLAVALDAFVVFHSGHLNHVDTPELEELDLTAAYGYENKTGVSVRHLRHMVLKPGHGLTLDVAHLFMAEADYLTAIEYLLTEYGDRIGLLHLCDSTPVQDGLAFGAGDIDIGAVCRLVDRHFDGTVVLEVMPDDQRAALETVTEHQAEFDLSPARSVAGN, from the coding sequence ATGCTCATCGCCGGCAAATGTCCCCCGGAACCGGACGCGCTCGCCGCCGCAGCCGACCGGGGGTTCGAGGGGGTGGAACTGTATCTGGAGAAGGACCACCTCGAATCGGTCGCCGAGTGCGTCGCGCACGTTGAGGCGTCGGATGTCGCGGCCGTCTCGGTTCACACGCCCCACGTCTCGCTGGCGGAGAAGGAGTACCTCCACCGAACGGATCAGCTCGCGGTGGCGCTCGACGCATTCGTCGTCTTTCACTCGGGACACCTCAACCACGTCGACACCCCAGAACTAGAGGAGCTTGACCTGACCGCGGCGTACGGCTACGAGAACAAGACCGGGGTGAGTGTTCGCCACCTCCGACATATGGTGCTGAAACCTGGTCACGGCCTCACACTCGACGTCGCCCACCTGTTCATGGCTGAAGCGGACTACCTGACGGCGATCGAGTACCTGCTGACCGAGTACGGCGATCGGATCGGCCTCCTGCATCTCTGTGACTCGACGCCGGTCCAGGACGGCCTAGCGTTCGGCGCTGGCGACATCGACATCGGGGCGGTCTGTCGCCTCGTCGACCGACACTTCGATGGCACGGTGGTCCTCGAAGTCATGCCCGACGACCAGCGAGCCGCGCTCGAAACCGTCACCGAACACCAGGCCGAGTTCGACCTGTCGCCGGCCCGATCGGTCGCCGGCAACTGA
- a CDS encoding sulfatase-like hydrolase/transferase: MNVALVVLDTLRYDAFEEHFDWLSGIRFTNAWAPSHWTVPVHASLFAGKYPSELGVHVDNQALDCPEPVIAERLAEAGYTTRAFASNIILAKPFDFDRGFAEYTGTWTFRALSGDVFDWESFAEGDDDGPETYPGAVRDCIAGEYDTWPSLKHGARVALRDLGGDRFGGARFGSDPFDEQGSQQALDYARETDFGDREFLFVNLMDAHMPHTPPEAYRTVDTDEPIGDVTEYNGLVATAGDGPDADPEVLKQAYDDSVHYLSDVYHEIHARLREEFDVVITLSDHGELFGEHGVWQHSYGVYPELTHVPCVISGDRIEDATRAETVSLLDVHRTMLDLAGVDGDSAGNALLDVPGESAEAITAAPTDRTCAAEYLGPNPRNRAKVERLGYDPTRFDEELFGVAAEGAYGYETTDGLQVIGETDAALDELLEAHRDRIDRRDTRDRTAVSDATRRHLEDLGYA, translated from the coding sequence ATGAACGTCGCGCTCGTCGTCCTCGACACACTGCGATACGATGCGTTCGAGGAGCATTTCGACTGGTTGTCGGGGATTCGCTTCACGAATGCGTGGGCACCGAGTCACTGGACCGTGCCGGTCCACGCGTCGCTGTTCGCCGGGAAGTACCCGAGCGAACTCGGGGTCCACGTCGACAACCAGGCGCTCGACTGTCCCGAGCCCGTGATCGCCGAGCGACTCGCCGAGGCTGGCTACACCACCCGCGCGTTCGCCAGCAACATCATCCTCGCCAAACCGTTCGATTTCGACAGGGGATTCGCCGAGTACACCGGCACCTGGACGTTTCGAGCGCTCTCCGGCGACGTGTTCGACTGGGAGAGTTTCGCCGAGGGGGACGACGACGGCCCCGAAACCTACCCCGGGGCAGTGCGGGACTGCATCGCCGGCGAGTACGACACGTGGCCGTCGCTGAAACACGGTGCGCGAGTCGCGTTGCGTGACCTCGGTGGCGATCGGTTCGGCGGCGCTCGCTTCGGCAGCGATCCGTTCGACGAGCAGGGGTCCCAACAAGCGCTCGACTACGCCCGGGAAACCGACTTCGGCGACCGCGAGTTCTTGTTCGTGAACCTGATGGACGCACACATGCCGCACACGCCGCCCGAGGCGTACCGAACAGTCGACACCGACGAGCCGATCGGCGACGTGACCGAGTACAACGGCCTCGTGGCGACCGCTGGCGACGGCCCCGATGCCGACCCCGAGGTGCTCAAGCAGGCCTACGACGATAGTGTCCACTATCTCTCCGACGTCTACCACGAGATCCACGCCAGGCTCCGCGAGGAGTTCGACGTCGTCATCACGCTCTCGGATCACGGCGAACTGTTCGGCGAACACGGCGTCTGGCAGCATTCATACGGTGTCTATCCCGAACTCACGCACGTCCCCTGCGTGATCTCCGGCGACCGCATCGAGGACGCGACGCGCGCGGAGACGGTGAGCCTCCTCGATGTCCACCGGACGATGCTCGATCTCGCCGGCGTCGACGGTGACTCGGCGGGGAACGCGCTGCTCGACGTGCCCGGCGAGTCCGCCGAGGCCATCACGGCCGCGCCGACCGACCGGACGTGCGCCGCGGAGTATCTGGGGCCGAACCCGCGAAACCGGGCAAAGGTCGAACGGCTCGGCTACGATCCGACGCGGTTCGACGAGGAGCTGTTCGGGGTCGCGGCCGAGGGGGCCTACGGCTACGAGACGACCGACGGACTCCAGGTCATCGGCGAGACCGACGCGGCGCTCGACGAACTGCTCGAAGCGCACCGCGACCGGATCGACCGGCGCGACACCCGGGATCGAACGGCGGTCTCGGACGCGACGCGGCGTCACTTGGAGGATCTCGGCTACGCGTAG